gtaatgatttttgaaaacacgataCAATACaatactataattttattttatttttaaaatgccaCCTTGCTTTAGAGAACCACATTCAAAGAGTTAACACATGAGGTTAAAGAGTctaaattcatataaatctCATTAAAAAAATCCAATGATGGATTTTGAGACTaaattttaggggtttaattataatttttttacaaaataggaGTGTAacgataatattttaaaagaactgAGGGTAATAATTAGAAGATCAAAGAAAAGAAGTAatgtgatttattttattttgacagataaaattagtaaaggaaactaaaaatttctaataatcattttcaccaaatacacattaaaatttctaataaatatttttactaaatgacttaaaaatataaataaaaatttatctaaaatgTTGTTATATCTAAAATGTAACGAAAAAGTGACATTGCATTTAATGGAGGGTTAGCTATCATTTAAACAGCCACATAGCCCATTTTGTTACTCCAAGGAAGAGCCACCACTCAGTTTGTTGTTATCTGTTGAATCtttgtccattttttttcttttattttcttaactctAGTTACTGTCGTTCATGGCCTTCTCTGGCCAATCGCCATTACCAAATGACTCATCTTTTCCTCTTCTCAAATCTCACTTCAGATTTCCCAATAATCCTTCAAAATCTcaatattaaaaacttaaagCTTTGAACAAGGCTTCAACAGATCTTCGCCGTCCACCGTCTAATCACCACCATATTCCGGCCATAGCTTTTCTTCGACCAACCATGACTCTTAGCCACTCGGATCATCGAACCGGCTTGAGTTCTCCAACCTGCAAAACCCAAAATGGGTGTGGGTTTCTTCTCTTtgattctcttcttttttagttttttttttttttttacttcctTCTTTTGATGCAAGCCAATTTGGGATTCTTGCTCTTTTTTTGCTGGTTTGATTTTGGATGCTTGCTATTTGGTATTTCTATTTTTGctgatttttgttgttttgtcgTCGATTTTGATTTGAAGCTTCATAACATCGTCACAAGCAGGAGCTCCAACTAAACTGATGCCGATGAACCGGTTGTGACGGGATCCCATTGACGTTAGCCCAATCAGCCGTTTTGATGCCAGACTCAACATTTTCGCCGtcgatttttaattttcactaCTATGGAAAAAAATCATGCTTCACAATAGCTAAGAGCTTTTCTAGGTTCCGTctgccaaaatttttttccccAATTTTTTTTCCCATTCTGGGCCTAATTTTTGGTAAATTCCATGTCAATTTGCCACATCAGCTAATTGGATTAATTAGGTTTCCAATGTGGCAAGTTAATTGTCCACATCAGCTGGTTAACTTCCCACATCAGCGATCCCATTAAGACAATAGTAGAAAAtgttaataaatgattaatttgtcaattttttatAACGTTTGttactgttttgttatttttctaaagttgagtgactgaaataAAATCTATGTGATTGTTTTATCAGCTACCTTAAAGTTAGTAActattggtgtaatttacccaaaatagAATTTGTTGcatctttatttcatttttaataatttacaatattaaaatgataaaaatatataattttatattattatctatttatttttataattaaatttaaataaaattattttaaaaaatatttaattgaaattcagGTTAGGCCgggttgaaaacaaaaataaattcattgatACACACAGGAATTGATCGTGGTTGTGAGAGTATACTAGAAATATGGGATGTTGCTCGCTGCTTGAAGCTGAATTGTGGCTCATTTTGGACGGTTTGAATCTTCTTTGGATCCAAGGCTTAAGGCGTGTGGAGATTGTGAGCGACAGTGCTGCTGCTGTCCGCATCATATTGGATGAGTCTGCTGCTAAGCAGAGTATAGCGCACAATTCGAGTTCTTTAGAATCGGCAAAGGAAGGTCAAGATACATCACATTGTCCGGGAAGCCAATGCGTTTCGCCTAAGCAGGCTGCTGAATCCACCACCTGCTGCACTGAGGAGCATTCTTTGCAAGGACAGTACAGGGACTGTTGGGGATAGGCTGAAATCACTACCCTCCTTTATATAAACATTCAACCCTTTATTACTCAACACACGTAGATCAATGCCATTAAATCaccttaatatttatttcaattcctTTTATTCTCAACTCATGTTTAGTTGTTCGTACAAATGCCCCTGCTTTAAAATTCACAAGCAATATTGGTTTTCCCCTAATTTCTTAACATCACCACCAAAAAGATCAAGATCAACAAGCTACACAAGTCAGAACAAAATCAacaatattgaaaatagacaCTAAACCTCATTCTAGTTTCCACAATCTTTTATCACTGTGCAATGGTTATGTACAACTGATTCACATTGCAAGTGATTATCTTTACACAATTTGTGAAACATTTCAGAGCAAGATTGATTTATTAAAGTATATTATAAGATTCATAAATAAGGTGGCAGTGAATATATCTGCAGAAAAGCCCTTACCAACCAATTCCGTAAGAAGTTGTGTTGCCTTTGAGGTATAGCTGTTGCGAAGGAACCCCCGAATCATTACATTATAACAGCAGCTATCAGGCAAACAGTCGTTATCTCCCATGCTCCCAAACAACCTGTATGCTTCATCTGGCAATCCCTCTTTACacagtccattaatcattatacGATATGTGACAACATTCGGTTTTAAACCATTGTCTGAGAGTTGATGAAATAATTCCTTGGCAAATTCGATATGCCCAGCTTTGCACAACCCATCAATTAGGATATTATATGGGACAATATCAAGTTCCAACCCACCGTTTCGCATTGCTTGAAAAAGTTTCAATGCCTCCTCAATATGACCTGTTTTGCCTAAACCATTCAGCAAAATCAAACAGGTCGCTATATCTGGAACTTGTCCAGAAGCAAGCATCTTTCTAAAAAGTTCACATGCAGTTGAAACTCTCCCTAACTGAAACATACTTTGCAAGAGAGTGCTGTATGTGACAATATTCGGGATTGGTCCCTTTTGAGATATTTCATGAAAGAGTTCCATTGCTTCATCTAACCTCTTAGCTTTGCAATATCCATTGATCATGGTGTTGTAAGTAACTATATCAGGTGCACAACCCTTCTCAATCATCAAGTTGAAAACTCTTCTAGCTTTATCCATTTTGTTCTGCAAGCAATGACCATTAACTAATGTATTATAGGTAACAACATCAGGCTCGATTTCTCGCTTTATCATTGCGTCAACAATATCCTCAGCTTCAGAGACCAACCCTTCCTTGCAATGCGCATCAACCAATGTATTATACGTGACAACATTAGGCTCAATGCCTTGCTTTCTCATCATGTCAACGGTCTCTACAGCTTTAGAAATCGTTCCTTCCTTGCAAAGAGCATCAATCAGTAAATTATATGTGACAATATCAAGTGAAATATTGTTATcaacaatttcattcaaaagcCTTGTTGCCTCCTCCTGCTGGCCCAAATTACACATACCATGAATTAAGCAATTGTAAGTAAAGATATCTGGTCTAATGCCTTTAACCTTCAGTTCGGAGAAGAGATCAAGAGCCTCCTGTAACAAACCGTTCTTACAAAGGCAGTCAATGACGGTGCTATATGCTACATTATTGGGTTCATAACCTCTGCTTTCCATCAACCTTAGAAACCTAACAGCTCTACCAATATTACCGGTCTTACACAACCCCTTAAGCATTGTACTGTAAACAATCAAATTAGGTTGATACCCTTTTTCAGTCATTTCATCGAACATACAAACGGCCTCAGAAATCTTACTTTGACTACAAAGCCCATTAATCAAAGTTGAAAAAGTTACAGCACTAGGTTCAACACCTAACTTCAGCAATTTCCCCAAAAcagaaaacccaaaatcaattcGACCTAATTGACAAAAGCAATTAATCAAGATGCTCATAGAATAACTATCGTGGGAAACTCCCAATAATTCGATCTGTCTATACTTAGAAACAACAATGGCATAATGTTTCATCTTAACAATGGCTcctaataatttagtgaattCCACAATTGAAGGCTTTGGGTACTTTTCAATCATCATATTGACCAAACTCAAAGCATGATCAACATTATCGAAGCGGTGGtctctttttccctttcctCTAACAGGCATGGACATGGGTTTCTTACTTAGGCATTCGATGTGGGTAGCAATAGTgctagaagaagaagaaaaatagtggaaattagAAAGATGGCTTCCAGCATTAACAACCGAACGAAGAATAAAAGAACAAGGAAGCTTACCCATATCTTGAAAGTAAGCAAAATGAAAGCAGAAATGGCAGCGGCAGTAGCAGAAGAAGTGTAAATTTTGGGCTGCGAAGTGGCGTTTAGGGAAAGGGTTGGGAGcgtaatttgggtttttttattttatttttttaatgtgaataatatttaataaaaaaattaaactttattttgaaatgcAATCTTcgattattattaatattataatatacttttattaaatttaaatttaaaattttagactaACATGAAAAAATATACTAAGATTAGAATACAATTAAAACTAACTTGAATTCCACACTTGGAGTTAAAAGATCTGAGCAATATCATTAGGCAAATTTTCAAAGAGACTCAACACCATTCCTAAATTTCTTCCAATCCTAGCCATAGAGTTTGCAACTTTGTCATGTAGTTATTGTCGAAACCgtcttttgaaaaacaaaaattttgttgtcgacttttaaaaataaaactggagttgccaccgatcctttattaaggtgtgaccggcccaccttaaaaattattttggtctgcaaattttgaaaataggttcgggagtcaattacgcacgagaaagggttagcaccctcgtaacgcccaaaaatcggtaccaaattgactatttaatgtcttagtgtcgaaagttaaaaaagattttaaaataagcttgaatgatgaaatttgcaaaaggataaccaattgttcaagtcatgtaaagaaatcgagtcccaatacgttagggtacaattcctcataatccccgaactttggatatctctattattttatacgaaaatcttcatttcaagaaagtaacatgccacacccaatacgttagggcacaacaagttaagttcccaaaaatgatttttatgcattttgaataaaatctattctcggtcatttaggattgacaaagaaaatcagaacccaatacgttagggctcaatttccctcgaaaatcccaaacctccaataatgcttttattcaaaaaaaaaactttgaatcaAGAGAAAacaattttgatgttttgtcaAAGCCGAATATATATTCTCGTTTAAAAAGAAATGACAAAATGTTAACATACACAATGA
This sequence is a window from Gossypium raimondii isolate GPD5lz chromosome 5, ASM2569854v1, whole genome shotgun sequence. Protein-coding genes within it:
- the LOC105766433 gene encoding pentatricopeptide repeat-containing protein At1g63330-like isoform X1, with product MGKLPCSFILRSVVNAGSHLSNFHYFSSSSSTIATHIECLSKKPMSMPVRGKGKRDHRFDNVDHALSLVNMMIEKYPKPSIVEFTKLLGAIVKMKHYAIVVSKYRQIELLGVSHDSYSMSILINCFCQLGRIDFGFSVLGKLLKLGVEPSAVTFSTLINGLCSQSKISEAVCMFDEMTEKGYQPNLIVYSTMLKGLCKTGNIGRAVRFLRLMESRGYEPNNVAYSTVIDCLCKNGLLQEALDLFSELKVKGIRPDIFTYNCLIHGMCNLGQQEEATRLLNEIVDNNISLDIVTYNLLIDALCKEGTISKAVETVDMMRKQGIEPNVVTYNTLVDAHCKEGLVSEAEDIVDAMIKREIEPDVVTYNTLVNGHCLQNKMDKARRVFNLMIEKGCAPDIVTYNTMINGYCKAKRLDEAMELFHEISQKGPIPNIVTYSTLLQSMFQLGRVSTACELFRKMLASGQVPDIATCLILLNGLGKTGHIEEALKLFQAMRNGGLELDIVPYNILIDGLCKAGHIEFAKELFHQLSDNGLKPNVVTYRIMINGLCKEGLPDEAYRLFGSMGDNDCLPNSCCYNVMIRGFLRNSYTSKATKLLMEMVGKGFSADIITATLFMDLIIHSNKSILL
- the LOC105766433 gene encoding pentatricopeptide repeat-containing protein At1g63330-like isoform X4 — its product is MSMPVRGKGKRDHRFDNVDHALSLVNMMIEKYPKPSIVEFTKLLGAIVKMKHYAIVVSKYRQIELLGVSHDSYSMSILINCFCQLGRIDFGFSVLGKLLKLGVEPSAVTFSTLINGLCSQSKISEAVCMFDEMTEKGYQPNLIVYSTMLKGLCKTGNIGRAVRFLRLMESRGYEPNNVAYSTVIDCLCKNGLLQEALDLFSELKVKGIRPDIFTYNCLIHGMCNLGQQEEATRLLNEIVDNNISLDIVTYNLLIDALCKEGTISKAVETVDMMRKQGIEPNVVTYNTLVDAHCKEGLVSEAEDIVDAMIKREIEPDVVTYNTLVNGHCLQNKMDKARRVFNLMIEKGCAPDIVTYNTMINGYCKAKRLDEAMELFHEISQKGPIPNIVTYSTLLQSMFQLGRVSTACELFRKMLASGQVPDIATCLILLNGLGKTGHIEEALKLFQAMRNGGLELDIVPYNILIDGLCKAGHIEFAKELFHQLSDNGLKPNVVTYRIMINGLCKEGLPDEAYRLFGSMGDNDCLPNSCCYNVMIRGFLRNSYTSKATKLLMEMVGKGFSADIITATLFMDLIIHSNKSILL
- the LOC105766433 gene encoding pentatricopeptide repeat-containing protein At1g63330-like isoform X3, producing MGKLPCSFILRSVVNAGSHLSNFHYFSSSSSTIATHIECLSKKPMSMPVRGKGKRDHRFDNVDHALSLVNMMIEKYPKPSIVEFTKLLGAIVKMKHYAIVVSKYRQIELLGVSHDSYSMSILINCFCQLGRIDFGFSVLGKLLKLGVEPSAVTFSTLINGLCSQSKISEAVCMFDEMTEKGYQPNLIVYSTMLKGLCKTGNIGRAVRFLRLMESRGYEPNNVAYSTVIDCLCKNGLLQEALDLFSELKVKGIRPDIFTYNCLIHGMCNLGQQEEATRLLNEIVDNNISLDIVTYNLLIDALCKEGTISKAVETVDMMRKQGIEPNVVTYNTLVDAHCKEGLVSEAEDIVDAMIKREIEPDVVTYNTLVNGHCLQNKMDKARRVFNLMIEKGCAPDIVTYNTMINGYCKAKRLDEAMELFHEISQKGPIPNIVTYSTLLQSMFQLGRVSTACELFRKMLASGQVPDIATCLILLNGLGKTGHIEEALKLFQAMRNGGLELDIVPYNILIDGLCKAGHIEFAKELFHQLSDNGLKPNVVTYRIMINGLCKEGLPDEAYRLFGSMGDNDCLPNSCCYNVMIRGFLRNSYTSKARQLLMEMVGKGFSADMLTAQYL
- the LOC105766433 gene encoding pentatricopeptide repeat-containing protein At1g63330-like isoform X2, encoding MGKLPCSFILRSVVNAGSHLSNFHYFSSSSSTIATHIECLSKKPMSMPVRGKGKRDHRFDNVDHALSLVNMMIEKYPKPSIVEFTKLLGAIVKMKHYAIVVSKYRQIELLGVSHDSYSMSILINCFCQLGRIDFGFSVLGKLLKLGVEPSAVTFSTLINGLCSQSKISEAVCMFDEMTEKGYQPNLIVYSTMLKGLCKTGNIGRAVRFLRLMESRGYEPNNVAYSTVIDCLCKNGLLQEALDLFSELKVKGIRPDIFTYNCLIHGMCNLGQQEEATRLLNEIVDNNISLDIVTYNLLIDALCKEGTISKAVETVDMMRKQGIEPNVVTYNTLVDAHCKEGLVSEAEDIVDAMIKREIEPDVVTYNTLVNGHCLQNKMDKARRVFNLMIEKGCAPDIVTYNTMINGYCKAKRLDEAMELFHEISQKGPIPNIVTYSTLLQSMFQLGRVSTACELFRKMLASGQVPDIATCLILLNGLGKTGHIEEALKLFQAMRNGGLELDIVPYNILIDGLCKAGHIEFAKELFHQLSDNGLKPNVVTYRIMINGLCKEGLPDEAYRLFGSMGDNDCLPNSCCYNVMIRGFLRNSYTSKATKLLMEMVGGGFSSLLRPNALASRTM